A window of Microbispora hainanensis genomic DNA:
GAACGGCTACTGCGGCATCGGCGGCACCGGCGTGACCTGCCCCGTCGGCTTGACCACCGGCGAGGTGTGACCTTTTGGAACACAGCTGGCCCGGAGCCCGAGCTGCCCCGGGCCGGCACAGTCGCTCTCAGCGGGTTGCGATCAGTTGCCGCGCCACGCGGCTGTCCGGGGCGGTTCCGCTGATTACACTCGATACATGAGCGTGATGCGCGAGGAACTCCACCACCTGGTTGATCGGCTGCCAGAGGAGAAGGTGGCTCCTCTGCTCAGGCTCGTCCGCGATCAGCTCGAAGAGCCGCCTGTGGTGCGCGACCTGCCGTTCATCGGCATGCTCGAAGCCGAGCCGGATTTCGCGGAACGCTCGGAGGAGATTCTCCGCGCGGAGGACAATCACTCTTTGTGATCATTATCGACTCGGGTCCGTTGGTTGCGGCCGTGAACGTCCGGGACCGCCATCATCAGGCCTGTGCCCGACTTCTGCGGACCCATCCGGGGCCCTTGCTCGTCCCCGCGACCGTGGCTACCGAGGTATGCCAGCTCGTCGAGAAACGGCAGGGCAGCAAAGCGGAGGCGGCGTTCCTACGCTCTTTCGGAGCAGGTCTGACCTTGGTGGATCTCACAGAACGTGATCTGCAGCGTATGGGCGACCTGGTGGAGACGTACGCGAGTCTCCCACTCGGGGCGGTTGATGCCTCTGTGATCGCGATCGCTGAGCGACTCGGTGTCACGGAAGTGGCAACGCTCGACCGCCGCCACTTCACTGTTGTCCGTCCCCAGCACACCGGTGCACTCATGCTGCTGCCGGAGCGGCTCTGAGCGCTGTCCCGTCCTGCGGCCCTGAGCGGTGTGATTCCGCGGCCGAAGCGGCACTGGCGCGAGCTTGCGATTTGTTGCCTGAAGCGGAGCACTACCACCAGCAATACCTCTTTAAGGTGCCGAACGGCTACTGCGGCATCGGCGGCACCGGAGTCTCCTGCCCCGTCGGCCTGACGACCTCTAGCGGGGAGTAGCGGATCGTGAGACCTCCGAGCGGCGTCGCGCTACTCGGAGGTTTCACGTTGCTGGGGCCGATCGTTTGCTACTTGAAGTAGTAAACTGCCGCTATGAGTACGCCTGAACAAGCCTTCCCGCCAGGGGAAGGGCCTGCGGCCAAGGTGAGCGTCTCCTTGCGGGCCGGCAACATCCGCGCGATCAAGGAGCGTGTCGGCGCGCGTGGGTTCTCCGCCTATGTCGACGCCGCTGTGGAGCGGCAGATCGAGAGGGACCTGCTGGAGGAGGCCCTGCAGGCGAACGAGAACGAGTGCGGTCCCATCCCGCAGCATCTGCGGGACGAGGCCGAGCAGCTGTTTCGTAGCGTGAAGTCCGCTCCGGAGCTACAGGAGGAGCGTGGATGGCACGCGCACGAAGCAAGCTGAGTGCGGGGACGGTCATTCTTGACTCCGAGGGACTCTCGAAGTGGTGCGCGGCCGACCAGCGAGTCACGGCGATCGTCCGTGAGGCGCAGAACAACGACTTTCGCGTTGCCGTCAGTGCCCTGACGCCTATCGAGGCCTTCGACGGCCGGGTGACGAACGACCGGTTGCGCTGGCACCTGTCCCGGCTGCGAGTCGAGCCGGTGACCGAGGAGGTCTCCGTCCACGCGCTGGACCTGCTCCGCGAGAGCGGTCTTCACGGCCACAAGTACGCGATCGATGCCGTCGTGGCCGCCACGGCTCTTCGCTCCACCCGGCCCGTCATCGTCCTCACCTCGGACGAGGACGACATGAGCAAGCTCTGCGGAAAGGCAGTCCGCCTCGTGCGGGTGTAGGTGCTGAATTATTGCCCCAGCGATACGACTACCACCAGCAGTATTTGTTCAAGGTGCCGAACGGCTACTGCGGCATCGGCGGCACCGGAGTCTCCTGCCCCGTCGGCCTGACCGCCGGCGAGAGCTGACCTGCGGTAACTGACTGATCCTGGCCCTTGGTCGCCCGACTCACCCGTGCCGATGAGGGGCATGAGCCGTCTCCAGTCCGTCACCTGCATATCAGAACACGTTCTGACTATGATGACGATATGAGTGCGAGCCATGCAGAGTCGGTGACGTTCTCAGACTTGTCAAGGAATCCGCGAGCGGTCGCGGAGCGTGCGACACGTCTGGGGCGCGTACGTGTCACTCATCGGGACGCACCGGACTTCTATCTGACGGCTGCGGACCGCGAGGAGCAGCGAGACCGGACGCTCGCGACGGCGTCTCGCCTGTTCCTTGCGCTCCTCAAACATGATCCGACAGCCAGGACCTTGGTTATCGCGATGCCTGAGGTCTTCCCCTGGGTCCGCCACCTCACCACGGACGAACTGCGGAACTTCACGCTCGAACTGGTCGAGGCTCTGTCCGACGCTGCAGAACTGGACTTGGACAGCAGGGCCGAAGAAGTGATCGTGGGCTGGCGGGCGACGGCTCGGATCAAGGCGGACCCGGCAGAGTACGCGGACGCCCGTAAGCCTACGAGCGGAGACTTCGGACCGGTTGAGGTCTCTGTATGAGTCCCAAACGCGGGGATCGTGTCACCGTTCCCCCTCCTGGCGATGAGTGGGACCTTCGCTTCGCCACCAGTGATGCGGCAAAGGGATGGGACGAACTGTGCAGGCACGCCCTGGCCAACGCACGGCGCTGTCTTGAAACTTTGCGCACGGATCCACGCTCGCGAGCAGATCACGAGCGTCAGCATCGTCTCCGCGGCGACCTCGCAGTTCACCGCCACAACGGCAAGGATCTCGAACAGTGGGAGTTCGAGGTCACAAGTGGAGGCCGTGTCCGGTACGTCATCGATGACGAGGCGCGCACCGTGTGGTTGATCTACGCTTCGCCTCGCCATCCGAAAGACACGGAAGCGTGATCCGTTGCTTGTGGATCTATTGCCTGAAGTGAGCCAATTTCATCCTCGGGAGGCGTGTGCTACCCGATGGTTCTGAAGGACCGCGATGGCTTTGACCAGGTGGCCGGTCTTGCTCGGGCTACATCGCAGCTTGCGCAGGATGCGCCAACTCTTGAGCTGGGCGTTCGCGCGCTCACCAGGCCCGCGGAGCTTGGCGTGTGACCGGTTGGCCTGCTTTTGAGACTCGGGCTTGTTCCTGCCCTTGTACGGCGTGATCAGCACCTCGGCCCCGGCGCCCTGATAGGCCTTGTCGGCCAGGGTGATGATCCCGGCTTGGTCGAGCGCGCGCAGGATGCCCCAGATCCGGGCGGCGGTCAGGTCGTGGGTCTTGCCTGGCAGCGCACCGGAGGTCCACACGATGGTCCCGTCCGGTCCCGCGATGACCTGCACGTTCATCCCATGCACGCGATGCTTGCCCGAGTAGTAGGGCCGGTCGGCCTTCACTCGGTCGGTGCGGATGAGCGTGCCGTCCAAGACCAGGTAGTGCAGGCCGTCCTTCGTGGCCTTCCGCAGCGCCGTCGCCAGTTTCGGTGATCGAGCCGACAGCAGGGCGACGGTTTCCTCCACATACCGCCACGCGGTGGCCGCCGACACTCCGAAACCCGCTCCGACCTCGGCGAATGTCTCGCCCTTGCGCAGATAGACCAGCACCAGGAGCGCCTGCTGCCCGGGGTTGAGCCGCCGCCACGTCGATCCGATGGCCTTGCGCCGCCTGCGGATCAGTCCGGCCACGTAGTTCAGCGTTGAACGCGACAAATCGGAGCAATGCTCAGAACCTGTGGATCGGCTCGGGGGCGTACCCTCCCGAGTGATCGATTCGAAGGTCACTGAGTAGGCCGACGTTGGCGCGTCGGCTGGGAGGGCACGCCCATGCTTACCGTAGTCAATGCCGGCGGCGCGGCGTCGAACGGATCGTTGCTCGATGAGATCGTTCGAGAGGGAGCGCGGCGGATGTTGGCCGCTGCCCTGGAGGCCGAGGTCAACTCCTACTTGGCGGAGCTGGCCGACGCTCGCGACGCCGACGGCCGCCGTCTGGTGGTGCGCAACGGGTTCCACGCCGAGCGGACGATAGCAACCTCGGCCGGGCCTGTGCAGGTCAAGGCGCCGCGGGTGAACGACAAGCGGGTCGATGCCGAGACCGGCGAGCGTAAGCGCTTCTCTTCAGCGATCCTGCCACCGTGGGCCCGCAAGACCCCGAAGATCTCTGAGGTGCTTCCGCTGCTCTATCTGCACGGCCTGTCCACCGGCGACTTCGTTCCGGCTCTGGAGCAGTTCCTCGGGTCGTCGGCTGGGCTGTCGTCGGCGACGGTGTCGCGGCTGACGTCTCAGTGGAGCGACGATCATCAGGCGTTCCAGAAGCGCGACTTGTCGGCGACCGACTTCGTCTACATCTGGGCCGACGGCGTGCATCTGAAGGTCAGGCTGGACCAGGCCAAGGCGTGCGTGCTGGTCCTGGTGGGCGTCCGAGCCGACGGCAGCAAAGAGCTGATAGCCCTGGACGAGGGCTATCGGGAGTCGTCGGAATCGTGGGCGAACCTGCTGCGCGACTGCGAACGGCGCGGAATGCGCGCCCCGCATCTCGCGGTCGGCGACGGGGCCTTGGGCTTCTGGAAGGCGCTGCGCGAGGTGTTCCCCGAGGCCAAGGAGCAGCGCTGCTGGGTGCACAGAAGCCGTCAAGAAATAAGGCGTTGCTTCGTGATCTTCGGCTCGTTGAGATGGTATGGCGATCTCCAGCGAGGTCCGCGGCCAACTCGCGCGGAAATTCGAGGCATTACGCCCGCATCTGAACGAACGACAGCATCGGCTGGTGCTGGCGACCGAGGCGCGGCTGCTGGGACACGGTGGGGTGCGGGCTGTCGCTCAGGCCGCTGGGGTCAGCGAGACGACCGTCCGTAACGGCATCTTCGAGCTGGAAGAAGGCCGGAAGCCGCTTCCGGCAGGTCGTGTCCGACGATCCGGGGGTGGTCGCAAGCGTGTTGAAGACGACGATCCGGCCGTCCTGACGGCGCTGCTGGGGCTGGTGGAGCCGGATGAGCGCGGCGACCCGCAGTCCCCGCTGCGGTGGACGACCAAGTCGCTACGCCACCTGGCCGCCGAGCTGACCCGGCAAGGACACGGTGTATCGGCGCCCACGGTAGGACGATTGCTGAAGACGGCCGGGTTCAGCCTGCAAGCCAACGTCAAGACCCTCGAAGGCGCCCAGCACCCCGACCGTGACGCCCAGTTCCGCTATATCAACGAGCAGGTCAAAGCCCATCAGGCTGACGGCGAGCCGGTGATCAGCGTGGACACCAAGAAGCGGGAACAGCTGGGCCGGCTCCCGATGACCGGACGCGAGTGGCGCCCCAGGGGCGAGCCGATCGAGGTCGAAGACCACCACTTCTTCTTCTCCGGTCCGGACGTCGAGCAGGCGATCCCGTACGGGATCTACGACATCACGGCCAACACCGGCTGGGTGAACGTCGGTGTCGACCATGACACCTCGGTGTTCGCGGTGGAGTCCATCCGCCGCTGGTGGAAAGCGCGCGGCCGCCACGACTACCCGTCCGCCTCACGGCTACTGATCACTGCGGACGCGGGCGGCTCCAACGGTTACCGTTATCGGGTCTGGAAGAGCGAACTGGCCGCGTTGGCCGCCGAGACCGGGCTGGTGATCACGGTCTGTCACTTCCCGCCCGGCACCTCCAAATGGAACAAGATCGAGCACCGGCTGTTCTCCCACATCACCCTCAACTGGCGCGGCAGGCCCCTGACCAGTCATGACGTAGTGGTCAACACCATCGCTTCCACCCAGACCAGTACCGGACTGCGGGTGGAGGCGGTTTTGGACACCGGCGACTACCCGACCGGTGTCGCGATCAGCAAGGAGCGCTTCGCCGCCCTGCCCCTGGAACGACACGCCACCCACGGCACCTGGAACTACACCCTGCGCCCAGTAATGGCCGACGACCCGGCCACGTCCCAGCCGGTGAGCGAGGGCGACGGACCCGCGCAGCGGCGCCAGGCCATGCTCTGCGTCTGGCCGATCCGCGGCTGACCGGCATGAGCACCCCTCAACTACGCCAGCTGGCCACCGCGCTCGCGCCTGCACAGGCCGCCCGCACCCAGGAACGGCACAGCCGGCAACGCGGCGGCCGAGCTCGGCGCGCCACCGGCAACCTCCGCGCCAAGCCCTTGTTCGACGCCGCCGCCCGCCTCCTGCTCACGCTCCTCTACCAGCGGCAGGTCTGTTCCATGAAGGTCCTGGCCGACCTTCTGGAGGTCACCGACGTCTGCATCGCCGACCTGGTGAAGGAGACCCGCAGAGTCTTGGAAGACCACGGCCACCACGCCGGAGCCGCTCAGGTCCGCTTCGCCAAACCCGCCGCTCTCCTCGGCTTCTTGGACACCGGCCAGCGCCCCGCACGAGCCGTGATCATCGATCAACTATCCCATCCGGTTCTGACCGGGATCAGCCGCGACGAACTCCGTCTCCTCATCCAGCGCCTCGCCGCAGCACAGGTCGCTCAAGGCGAGCGCCTCGGCTACCAGCGGCGGGGCGGGCACCGCCAG
This region includes:
- a CDS encoding transposase family protein; its protein translation is MSRSTLNYVAGLIRRRRKAIGSTWRRLNPGQQALLVLVYLRKGETFAEVGAGFGVSAATAWRYVEETVALLSARSPKLATALRKATKDGLHYLVLDGTLIRTDRVKADRPYYSGKHRVHGMNVQVIAGPDGTIVWTSGALPGKTHDLTAARIWGILRALDQAGIITLADKAYQGAGAEVLITPYKGRNKPESQKQANRSHAKLRGPGERANAQLKSWRILRKLRCSPSKTGHLVKAIAVLQNHRVAHASRG
- a CDS encoding PIN domain-containing protein — protein: MARARSKLSAGTVILDSEGLSKWCAADQRVTAIVREAQNNDFRVAVSALTPIEAFDGRVTNDRLRWHLSRLRVEPVTEEVSVHALDLLRESGLHGHKYAIDAVVAATALRSTRPVIVLTSDEDDMSKLCGKAVRLVRV
- a CDS encoding type II toxin-antitoxin system VapC family toxin, whose translation is MIIIDSGPLVAAVNVRDRHHQACARLLRTHPGPLLVPATVATEVCQLVEKRQGSKAEAAFLRSFGAGLTLVDLTERDLQRMGDLVETYASLPLGAVDASVIAIAERLGVTEVATLDRRHFTVVRPQHTGALMLLPERL